From a region of the Syngnathus scovelli strain Florida chromosome 19, RoL_Ssco_1.2, whole genome shotgun sequence genome:
- the LOC125987394 gene encoding venom phosphodiesterase 1 isoform X3 — MKASLKKKQQLVLVGVLSVSLVTLILGLGLGLGLKLQDCQDQVAPLQTCRNRCYQPYDGATPGCRCDDACQGSGTCCHDYHDLCKAPGELWECTRLRCGETRLSTSRCHCSDDCAANSDCCSNYRHICQGEPEWVEDECDDLSRPSCPPGFQRQPLLLVSLDGLRADYLRLWSPLIPVLSKLKRCGTSTPYMQSAFPSKTFPNHYSIVTGLYPESNGLIDNVMYDPVMDAIFTLSSPEKENPAWYLGQPVWHTAKYQGLKSGTFFWPGSDVKINGSFPDIYRPYDGKIPFEERVLTVLKWLQLPATQRPDFYTLYLEEPDKSGHSFGPVSGGVVQAIKGVDKMIGQLMNGLKQMGLHRCVNVIVVADHGMEETSCDRKENLQEFLGHVDDYIATEGPFGRIRAKNADADLDAAGIVANLTCKRATQKLWPYLKWHLPKRLHFANSRRIEDVNVLVEPKWLLERLPGSLRFCDGGQHGYDNDVASMHAMFVAYGPKFVSRTEVEPFANIELYNLMCDVLQISPAANNGTHGSLNHMLRQPFYSPTPLPERSAPTECRLSSLQPQDPLGCSCPSMSVDAVETANRRLNMTSAQEAAARRKHLMFGRPRLLRPGERYCILHQEAFVSAYSRDLKMPLWSSFNMDAPSNSEPLPPIGADCLRADVRIPPSDSRGCEDYGHFTRAFLYPPGLTLKEAERYDALLSSHMVPMYPQFHRIWTYFQGVLLKKYAGVYNGINVLTGPVFDYNHDGRRDRPELIERWATPGNASVPTHYFAVLSSCRNASRPLPECEGALRAVAFLLPHRADNSENCQLIGLQQSDKDEASWVEDHIWFHQARVRDVEWITGLDFYQESNRPLPELLRLKTRPTAANQKP, encoded by the exons ATGAAGGCAtcgctgaagaagaagcagcagctCGTCCTC GTGGGCGTCCTGTCCGTGTCGCTGGTGACGCTGATCCTGGGCCTCGGACTGGGACTGGGTCTGAAACTGCAGGACTGTCAAGACCAAG TGGCACCGCTGCAGACGTGCAGGAACCGCTGCTACCAGCCGTATGACGGCGCCACCCCTGGCTGCAGATGTGACGACGCCTGCCAGGGGAGTGGGACCTGTTGCCATGACTACCACGACCTCTGCAAAGCCCCTG GTGAACTTTGGGAGTGCACGCGTCTGCGCTGCGGCGAGACAAGGCTGTCCACCAGCAGGTGTCACTGTTCGGACGACTGCGCCGCAAATTCGGACTGCTGCAGCAACTACCGACACATCTGCCAGG GCGAGCCCGAATGGGTGGAAGACGAATGCGACGACCTGTCACGCCCCTCCTGTCCGCCAGG CTTCCAGCGCCAGCCTCTGCTTCTCGTGTCTCTGGACGGCCTGCGAGCAGACTACCTGCGCCTTTGGAGCCCGCTCATCCCGGTTCTCAGCAAACTCA AAAGATGTGGAACGTCGACACCTTATATGCAGTCAGCCTTTCCCAGCAAGACTTTCCCCAACCACTACAGCATTGTCACg GGTCTGTATCCTGAATCCAACGGTTTGATTGACAACGTGATGTACGATCCTGTGATGGATGCCATTTTCACCTTGTCGAGTCCGGAGAAGGAGAACCCTGCATGGTATCTAGGACAACCG GTTTGGCACACGGCAAAGTATCAGGGCCTGAAGTCTGGAACCTTCTTCTGGCCCGGATCGGATGTGAAAATAAACGGAAGCTTCCCAGACATCTACCGGCCATACGACGG GAAAATCCCATTCGAGGAGCGAGTCCTGACAGTGTTGAAGTGGCTCCAGCTGCCGGCCACTCAAAG ACCGGACTTCTACACCCTCTACCTGGAGGAGCCAGACAAATCAGGACACAGCTTCGGTCCTGTCAGCGGGGGG GTAGTGCAGGCCATTAAAGGTGTGGACAAAATGATCGGTCAGCTGATGAACGGACTCAAGCAAATGGGACTTCACCGCTGCGTCAACGTCATAGTGGTGGCTGATCACG GCATGGAGGAGACCAGCTGCGACAGGAAGGAAAACCTGCAGGAGTTTCTGGGCCATGTGGATGACTACATTGCTACCGAGGGCCCCTTTGGACGCATCCGGGCCAAGAACGCCGACGCTGACT TGGATGCAGCTGGCATTGTTGCCAACTTGACG TGCAAGCGCGCGACGCAGAAGCTGTGGCCGTACCTGAAGTGGCACCTGCCCAAACGGCTTCACTTCGCCAACAGCCGTCGTATTGAAGATGTCAATGTGCTGGTGGAGCCAAAATGGCTGCTGGAAAG GCTTCCGGGCTCGCTGCGCTTCTGCGACGGCGGCCAGCACGGCTACGACAACGATGTGGCCAGCATGCAC GCCATGTTCGTTGCTTACGGGCCAAAGTTTGTCTCTCGCACGGAAGTGGAACCCTTCGCCAACATCGAGCTGTACAACCTCATGTGCG ACGTGCTGCAGATCTCACCAGCCGCCAACAACGGCACGCACGGCAGCCTGAACCACATGTTGCGACAGCCCTTCTATTCGCCCACGCCCCTGCCGGAGCGCAGCGCACCCACTGAGTGCCGCCTTAGCAGTCTGCAGCCGCAAGACCCGCTGGGCTGCTCCTGCCCCAGCATG AGCGTGGACGCCGTCGAGACCGCTAACCGTCGCCTCAACATGACATCCGCTCAAG AAGCGGCGGCGCGGCGCAAACACCTGATGTTTGGCCGGCCACGCCTGCTGAGGCCCGGGGAACGCTACTGCATCCTCCACCAGGAGGCGTTTGTCAGCGCCTACAGCCGTGACCTGAAGATGCCATTGTGGAGTTCTTTCAACATGGACGCGCCG AGCAACTCTGAGCCGCTGCCACCCATCGGGGCGGACTGCCTGCGGGCCGACGTCCGGATCCCCCCATCTGACAGTCGTGGTTGTGAGGACTATGGCCACTTCACCCGTGCCTTCCTCTACCCGCCTG GTCTGACCCTGAAGGAGGCGGAGCGCTATGACGCCCTGCTGAGCAGCCACATGGTGCCCATGTACCCGCAGTTTCACA GGATCTGGACGTATTTCCAGGGCGTGCTGCTCAAGAAGTACGCCGGCGTCTACAATGGCATCAACGTGCTAACTGGCCCCGTCTTCGACTACAACCATGACGGACGCCGCGACCGACCCGAGCTCATCGAGcg GTGGGCAACCCCGGGCAACGCGTCTGTGCCCACGCATTACTTTGCCGTGCTGAGCAGCTGTCGCAACGCCAGCCGCCCGCTGCCAGAATGTGAGGGAGCGCTGCGTGCCGTCGCCTTCCTGCTGCCTCACAGAGCCGACAACTCCGAGAACTGCCAG CTGATTGGCCTTCAACAGAGCGACAAAGACGAAGCTTCCTGGGTGGAAGATCACATTTGGTTCCACCAAGCTCGCGTGCGAGACGTGGAGTGGATCACAGGACTGGATTTCTACCAGGAGAGTAACAGACCACTGCCTGAGCTCCTGCGACTCAAGACCCGCCCCACAGCTGCCAATCAAAAGCCATAA
- the LOC125987394 gene encoding venom phosphodiesterase 1 isoform X1: protein MAPCSPVGVLSVSLVTLILGLGLGLGLKLQDCQDQVAPLQTCRNRCYQPYDGATPGCRCDDACQGSGTCCHDYHDLCKAPGELWECTRLRCGETRLSTSRCHCSDDCAANSDCCSNYRHICQGEPEWVEDECDDLSRPSCPPGFQRQPLLLVSLDGLRADYLRLWSPLIPVLSKLKRCGTSTPYMQSAFPSKTFPNHYSIVTGLYPESNGLIDNVMYDPVMDAIFTLSSPEKENPAWYLGQPVWHTAKYQGLKSGTFFWPGSDVKINGSFPDIYRPYDGKIPFEERVLTVLKWLQLPATQRPDFYTLYLEEPDKSGHSFGPVSGGVVQAIKGVDKMIGQLMNGLKQMGLHRCVNVIVVADHGMEETSCDRKENLQEFLGHVDDYIATEGPFGRIRAKNADADLDAAGIVANLTCKRATQKLWPYLKWHLPKRLHFANSRRIEDVNVLVEPKWLLERLPGSLRFCDGGQHGYDNDVASMHAMFVAYGPKFVSRTEVEPFANIELYNLMCDVLQISPAANNGTHGSLNHMLRQPFYSPTPLPERSAPTECRLSSLQPQDPLGCSCPSMSVDAVETANRRLNMTSAQEAAARRKHLMFGRPRLLRPGERYCILHQEAFVSAYSRDLKMPLWSSFNMDAPSNSEPLPPIGADCLRADVRIPPSDSRGCEDYGHFTRAFLYPPGLTLKEAERYDALLSSHMVPMYPQFHRIWTYFQGVLLKKYAGVYNGINVLTGPVFDYNHDGRRDRPELIERWATPGNASVPTHYFAVLSSCRNASRPLPECEGALRAVAFLLPHRADNSENCQLIGLQQSDKDEASWVEDHIWFHQARVRDVEWITGLDFYQESNRPLPELLRLKTRPTAANQKP from the exons ATGGCGCCCTGCTCACCC GTGGGCGTCCTGTCCGTGTCGCTGGTGACGCTGATCCTGGGCCTCGGACTGGGACTGGGTCTGAAACTGCAGGACTGTCAAGACCAAG TGGCACCGCTGCAGACGTGCAGGAACCGCTGCTACCAGCCGTATGACGGCGCCACCCCTGGCTGCAGATGTGACGACGCCTGCCAGGGGAGTGGGACCTGTTGCCATGACTACCACGACCTCTGCAAAGCCCCTG GTGAACTTTGGGAGTGCACGCGTCTGCGCTGCGGCGAGACAAGGCTGTCCACCAGCAGGTGTCACTGTTCGGACGACTGCGCCGCAAATTCGGACTGCTGCAGCAACTACCGACACATCTGCCAGG GCGAGCCCGAATGGGTGGAAGACGAATGCGACGACCTGTCACGCCCCTCCTGTCCGCCAGG CTTCCAGCGCCAGCCTCTGCTTCTCGTGTCTCTGGACGGCCTGCGAGCAGACTACCTGCGCCTTTGGAGCCCGCTCATCCCGGTTCTCAGCAAACTCA AAAGATGTGGAACGTCGACACCTTATATGCAGTCAGCCTTTCCCAGCAAGACTTTCCCCAACCACTACAGCATTGTCACg GGTCTGTATCCTGAATCCAACGGTTTGATTGACAACGTGATGTACGATCCTGTGATGGATGCCATTTTCACCTTGTCGAGTCCGGAGAAGGAGAACCCTGCATGGTATCTAGGACAACCG GTTTGGCACACGGCAAAGTATCAGGGCCTGAAGTCTGGAACCTTCTTCTGGCCCGGATCGGATGTGAAAATAAACGGAAGCTTCCCAGACATCTACCGGCCATACGACGG GAAAATCCCATTCGAGGAGCGAGTCCTGACAGTGTTGAAGTGGCTCCAGCTGCCGGCCACTCAAAG ACCGGACTTCTACACCCTCTACCTGGAGGAGCCAGACAAATCAGGACACAGCTTCGGTCCTGTCAGCGGGGGG GTAGTGCAGGCCATTAAAGGTGTGGACAAAATGATCGGTCAGCTGATGAACGGACTCAAGCAAATGGGACTTCACCGCTGCGTCAACGTCATAGTGGTGGCTGATCACG GCATGGAGGAGACCAGCTGCGACAGGAAGGAAAACCTGCAGGAGTTTCTGGGCCATGTGGATGACTACATTGCTACCGAGGGCCCCTTTGGACGCATCCGGGCCAAGAACGCCGACGCTGACT TGGATGCAGCTGGCATTGTTGCCAACTTGACG TGCAAGCGCGCGACGCAGAAGCTGTGGCCGTACCTGAAGTGGCACCTGCCCAAACGGCTTCACTTCGCCAACAGCCGTCGTATTGAAGATGTCAATGTGCTGGTGGAGCCAAAATGGCTGCTGGAAAG GCTTCCGGGCTCGCTGCGCTTCTGCGACGGCGGCCAGCACGGCTACGACAACGATGTGGCCAGCATGCAC GCCATGTTCGTTGCTTACGGGCCAAAGTTTGTCTCTCGCACGGAAGTGGAACCCTTCGCCAACATCGAGCTGTACAACCTCATGTGCG ACGTGCTGCAGATCTCACCAGCCGCCAACAACGGCACGCACGGCAGCCTGAACCACATGTTGCGACAGCCCTTCTATTCGCCCACGCCCCTGCCGGAGCGCAGCGCACCCACTGAGTGCCGCCTTAGCAGTCTGCAGCCGCAAGACCCGCTGGGCTGCTCCTGCCCCAGCATG AGCGTGGACGCCGTCGAGACCGCTAACCGTCGCCTCAACATGACATCCGCTCAAG AAGCGGCGGCGCGGCGCAAACACCTGATGTTTGGCCGGCCACGCCTGCTGAGGCCCGGGGAACGCTACTGCATCCTCCACCAGGAGGCGTTTGTCAGCGCCTACAGCCGTGACCTGAAGATGCCATTGTGGAGTTCTTTCAACATGGACGCGCCG AGCAACTCTGAGCCGCTGCCACCCATCGGGGCGGACTGCCTGCGGGCCGACGTCCGGATCCCCCCATCTGACAGTCGTGGTTGTGAGGACTATGGCCACTTCACCCGTGCCTTCCTCTACCCGCCTG GTCTGACCCTGAAGGAGGCGGAGCGCTATGACGCCCTGCTGAGCAGCCACATGGTGCCCATGTACCCGCAGTTTCACA GGATCTGGACGTATTTCCAGGGCGTGCTGCTCAAGAAGTACGCCGGCGTCTACAATGGCATCAACGTGCTAACTGGCCCCGTCTTCGACTACAACCATGACGGACGCCGCGACCGACCCGAGCTCATCGAGcg GTGGGCAACCCCGGGCAACGCGTCTGTGCCCACGCATTACTTTGCCGTGCTGAGCAGCTGTCGCAACGCCAGCCGCCCGCTGCCAGAATGTGAGGGAGCGCTGCGTGCCGTCGCCTTCCTGCTGCCTCACAGAGCCGACAACTCCGAGAACTGCCAG CTGATTGGCCTTCAACAGAGCGACAAAGACGAAGCTTCCTGGGTGGAAGATCACATTTGGTTCCACCAAGCTCGCGTGCGAGACGTGGAGTGGATCACAGGACTGGATTTCTACCAGGAGAGTAACAGACCACTGCCTGAGCTCCTGCGACTCAAGACCCGCCCCACAGCTGCCAATCAAAAGCCATAA
- the LOC125987394 gene encoding venom phosphodiesterase 1 isoform X2, producing MAPCSPVGVLSVSLVTLILGLGLGLGLKLQDCQDQVAPLQTCRNRCYQPYDGATPGCRCDDACQGSGTCCHDYHDLCKAPGELWECTRLRCGETRLSTSRCHCSDDCAANSDCCSNYRHICQGEPEWVEDECDDLSRPSCPPGFQRQPLLLVSLDGLRADYLRLWSPLIPVLSKLKRCGTSTPYMQSAFPSKTFPNHYSIVTGLYPESNGLIDNVMYDPVMDAIFTLSSPEKENPAWYLGQPVWHTAKYQGLKSGTFFWPGSDVKINGSFPDIYRPYDGKIPFEERVLTVLKWLQLPATQRPDFYTLYLEEPDKSGHSFGPVSGGVVQAIKGVDKMIGQLMNGLKQMGLHRCVNVIVVADHGMEETSCDRKENLQEFLGHVDDYIATEGPFGRIRAKNADADLDAAGIVANLTCKRATQKLWPYLKWHLPKRLHFANSRRIEDVNVLVEPKWLLERLPGSLRFCDGGQHGYDNDVASMHAMFVAYGPKFVSRTEVEPFANIELYNLMCDVLQISPAANNGTHGSLNHMLRQPFYSPTPLPERSAPTECRLSSLQPQDPLGCSCPSMSVDAVETANRRLNMTSAQEAAARRKHLMFGRPRLLRPGERYCILHQEAFVSAYSRDLKMPLWSSFNMDAPSNSEPLPPIGADCLRADVRIPPSDSRGCEDYGHFTRAFLYPPGLTLKEAERYDALLSSHMVPMYPQFHRIWTYFQGVLLKKYAGVYNGINVLTGPVFDYNHDGRRDRPELIERWATPGNASVPTHYFAVLSSCRNASRPLPECEGALRAVAFLLPHRADNSENCQSDKDEASWVEDHIWFHQARVRDVEWITGLDFYQESNRPLPELLRLKTRPTAANQKP from the exons ATGGCGCCCTGCTCACCC GTGGGCGTCCTGTCCGTGTCGCTGGTGACGCTGATCCTGGGCCTCGGACTGGGACTGGGTCTGAAACTGCAGGACTGTCAAGACCAAG TGGCACCGCTGCAGACGTGCAGGAACCGCTGCTACCAGCCGTATGACGGCGCCACCCCTGGCTGCAGATGTGACGACGCCTGCCAGGGGAGTGGGACCTGTTGCCATGACTACCACGACCTCTGCAAAGCCCCTG GTGAACTTTGGGAGTGCACGCGTCTGCGCTGCGGCGAGACAAGGCTGTCCACCAGCAGGTGTCACTGTTCGGACGACTGCGCCGCAAATTCGGACTGCTGCAGCAACTACCGACACATCTGCCAGG GCGAGCCCGAATGGGTGGAAGACGAATGCGACGACCTGTCACGCCCCTCCTGTCCGCCAGG CTTCCAGCGCCAGCCTCTGCTTCTCGTGTCTCTGGACGGCCTGCGAGCAGACTACCTGCGCCTTTGGAGCCCGCTCATCCCGGTTCTCAGCAAACTCA AAAGATGTGGAACGTCGACACCTTATATGCAGTCAGCCTTTCCCAGCAAGACTTTCCCCAACCACTACAGCATTGTCACg GGTCTGTATCCTGAATCCAACGGTTTGATTGACAACGTGATGTACGATCCTGTGATGGATGCCATTTTCACCTTGTCGAGTCCGGAGAAGGAGAACCCTGCATGGTATCTAGGACAACCG GTTTGGCACACGGCAAAGTATCAGGGCCTGAAGTCTGGAACCTTCTTCTGGCCCGGATCGGATGTGAAAATAAACGGAAGCTTCCCAGACATCTACCGGCCATACGACGG GAAAATCCCATTCGAGGAGCGAGTCCTGACAGTGTTGAAGTGGCTCCAGCTGCCGGCCACTCAAAG ACCGGACTTCTACACCCTCTACCTGGAGGAGCCAGACAAATCAGGACACAGCTTCGGTCCTGTCAGCGGGGGG GTAGTGCAGGCCATTAAAGGTGTGGACAAAATGATCGGTCAGCTGATGAACGGACTCAAGCAAATGGGACTTCACCGCTGCGTCAACGTCATAGTGGTGGCTGATCACG GCATGGAGGAGACCAGCTGCGACAGGAAGGAAAACCTGCAGGAGTTTCTGGGCCATGTGGATGACTACATTGCTACCGAGGGCCCCTTTGGACGCATCCGGGCCAAGAACGCCGACGCTGACT TGGATGCAGCTGGCATTGTTGCCAACTTGACG TGCAAGCGCGCGACGCAGAAGCTGTGGCCGTACCTGAAGTGGCACCTGCCCAAACGGCTTCACTTCGCCAACAGCCGTCGTATTGAAGATGTCAATGTGCTGGTGGAGCCAAAATGGCTGCTGGAAAG GCTTCCGGGCTCGCTGCGCTTCTGCGACGGCGGCCAGCACGGCTACGACAACGATGTGGCCAGCATGCAC GCCATGTTCGTTGCTTACGGGCCAAAGTTTGTCTCTCGCACGGAAGTGGAACCCTTCGCCAACATCGAGCTGTACAACCTCATGTGCG ACGTGCTGCAGATCTCACCAGCCGCCAACAACGGCACGCACGGCAGCCTGAACCACATGTTGCGACAGCCCTTCTATTCGCCCACGCCCCTGCCGGAGCGCAGCGCACCCACTGAGTGCCGCCTTAGCAGTCTGCAGCCGCAAGACCCGCTGGGCTGCTCCTGCCCCAGCATG AGCGTGGACGCCGTCGAGACCGCTAACCGTCGCCTCAACATGACATCCGCTCAAG AAGCGGCGGCGCGGCGCAAACACCTGATGTTTGGCCGGCCACGCCTGCTGAGGCCCGGGGAACGCTACTGCATCCTCCACCAGGAGGCGTTTGTCAGCGCCTACAGCCGTGACCTGAAGATGCCATTGTGGAGTTCTTTCAACATGGACGCGCCG AGCAACTCTGAGCCGCTGCCACCCATCGGGGCGGACTGCCTGCGGGCCGACGTCCGGATCCCCCCATCTGACAGTCGTGGTTGTGAGGACTATGGCCACTTCACCCGTGCCTTCCTCTACCCGCCTG GTCTGACCCTGAAGGAGGCGGAGCGCTATGACGCCCTGCTGAGCAGCCACATGGTGCCCATGTACCCGCAGTTTCACA GGATCTGGACGTATTTCCAGGGCGTGCTGCTCAAGAAGTACGCCGGCGTCTACAATGGCATCAACGTGCTAACTGGCCCCGTCTTCGACTACAACCATGACGGACGCCGCGACCGACCCGAGCTCATCGAGcg GTGGGCAACCCCGGGCAACGCGTCTGTGCCCACGCATTACTTTGCCGTGCTGAGCAGCTGTCGCAACGCCAGCCGCCCGCTGCCAGAATGTGAGGGAGCGCTGCGTGCCGTCGCCTTCCTGCTGCCTCACAGAGCCGACAACTCCGAGAACTGCCAG AGCGACAAAGACGAAGCTTCCTGGGTGGAAGATCACATTTGGTTCCACCAAGCTCGCGTGCGAGACGTGGAGTGGATCACAGGACTGGATTTCTACCAGGAGAGTAACAGACCACTGCCTGAGCTCCTGCGACTCAAGACCCGCCCCACAGCTGCCAATCAAAAGCCATAA